In a single window of the Thermogemmatispora onikobensis genome:
- the pqqE gene encoding pyrroloquinoline quinone biosynthesis protein PqqE, with protein sequence MLRPFGLLAELTYRCPLHCPYCSNPTQLFPDQRQPELTTAEWQRVISEAAALGVLHLLFSGGEPLLRRDLPVLVASARAAGLYTNLITSALGLTRRRLQELQEAGLDSIQISIQADEAALADGIAGCPGAHERKLEAVRLVNACGLPLTLNMVLHRGNIERLPAMIALAEQLGAQRLELANTQYLGWAFSNKAALLPTKAQVQQAERIARAAQERLRGRMEIIYIWPDYYAERPKPCLYGWGRRYLTVTPDGAVLPCQTARVIPNLHFENVRQHPLAWIWQQSAAFERFRGSQWMPEPCRSCPLREQDFGGCRCQAFLLTGDAANTDPACHLSPHRARLLAILAEAEQQSGSSPSFPNPFAPDGRPLLPIRFRTNPKPSQGE encoded by the coding sequence ATGCTACGACCGTTCGGTCTACTAGCGGAGTTAACCTATCGCTGTCCGCTGCATTGTCCTTACTGTTCGAATCCAACGCAGCTTTTCCCAGATCAGCGCCAGCCCGAGCTGACAACAGCCGAGTGGCAGCGGGTCATCAGTGAGGCCGCCGCTCTCGGGGTCTTGCATCTGCTCTTTTCAGGCGGTGAGCCGCTGCTGCGGCGCGATTTGCCTGTCCTGGTGGCCAGCGCTCGCGCTGCCGGCCTTTATACCAATCTGATCACCAGCGCTCTCGGCTTGACACGACGTCGCCTCCAGGAACTGCAGGAAGCTGGACTTGATAGCATTCAGATCAGCATCCAGGCTGATGAAGCTGCTCTGGCCGATGGCATTGCCGGCTGCCCAGGCGCTCACGAGCGCAAGCTAGAGGCTGTTCGCCTGGTTAACGCCTGCGGCCTGCCCTTGACGCTCAATATGGTCCTCCATCGCGGCAACATCGAGCGCCTCCCGGCGATGATAGCCCTGGCAGAGCAGCTGGGGGCCCAGCGCCTGGAGCTGGCCAATACACAGTACCTGGGCTGGGCATTCTCCAACAAAGCCGCGCTGCTGCCAACAAAAGCTCAGGTGCAGCAGGCCGAAAGGATTGCCCGCGCAGCCCAGGAGCGCCTGCGCGGACGTATGGAAATCATCTACATCTGGCCCGATTATTACGCCGAACGCCCCAAGCCTTGCTTGTATGGCTGGGGCCGCCGCTATCTGACCGTCACCCCCGACGGCGCAGTCCTGCCCTGCCAGACCGCTCGTGTCATCCCCAACCTGCATTTTGAGAATGTGCGCCAGCACCCCCTGGCCTGGATCTGGCAGCAATCAGCAGCCTTTGAGCGTTTCCGCGGTAGTCAGTGGATGCCCGAGCCTTGCCGCAGCTGCCCGCTGCGCGAACAGGACTTCGGCGGCTGCCGCTGCCAGGCCTTCCTGCTGACAGGGGACGCCGCCAACACCGACCCCGCCTGTCACCTTTCTCCTCACCGCGCCCGCCTGCTCGCTATCCTCGCTGAGGCTGAGCAGCAGTCAGGCTCCTCGCCCAGTTTTCCTAACCCTTTCGCCCCAGATGGCCGGCCCCTGCTACCCATCCGCTTCCGCACGAACCCTAAACCCAGCCAGGGGGAATAA
- the pqqB gene encoding pyrroloquinoline quinone biosynthesis protein PqqB, which yields MLVRLLGTAAGGGFPQWNCNCVNCRGLRAGQLKARARTQSCVAVSADGERWFLLNASPDLRTQLEGFPPLWPPGSCRRGTPIEAILLTDAELDHTLGLLLLRERSALTIYAPAAVQHALRQGLALPQLLAHYCSVEWREPSEELAPLPTAVGQASGLLYQAIPLTGKSPRYLAEASALATPSSFRVGYYLTDVQTGGRLLFLPGLARREELLQSYLQACDAMLVDGTFWSEDELQTQGLVQATASSMGHLPIDGPQGSLAWLSHLPIPYRIYTHINNTNPVLVEDSPQHAAVCAAGLIIGWDGLELRL from the coding sequence ATGTTGGTGCGTCTGCTTGGCACAGCAGCAGGGGGCGGCTTCCCTCAGTGGAACTGCAATTGTGTGAACTGCCGGGGCCTACGCGCGGGGCAGCTCAAAGCAAGGGCGCGTACTCAGTCCTGTGTGGCAGTGAGCGCCGATGGCGAGCGCTGGTTTCTACTCAATGCCTCCCCTGATCTGCGCACTCAGCTCGAAGGTTTTCCACCCCTCTGGCCCCCCGGCTCTTGCAGGCGTGGCACGCCTATTGAGGCCATTCTGCTGACCGACGCCGAGCTTGACCATACCCTGGGCCTCCTACTCCTTCGGGAGCGCTCGGCTCTGACTATCTATGCACCTGCGGCGGTCCAGCACGCCTTGCGCCAGGGGCTGGCCCTGCCGCAGTTGCTTGCTCATTACTGCAGCGTTGAGTGGCGCGAACCTTCCGAAGAGCTGGCCCCGCTGCCTACTGCCGTGGGCCAGGCGAGCGGCCTGCTCTATCAGGCTATCCCGCTGACCGGCAAGTCCCCGCGTTACCTGGCAGAGGCCAGTGCGCTTGCCACCCCCTCCTCTTTCCGCGTTGGCTATTATCTCACAGATGTGCAGACTGGCGGACGTCTGCTCTTCCTGCCAGGACTGGCCCGGAGAGAGGAGCTACTGCAGTCCTACCTGCAGGCTTGCGATGCCATGCTCGTCGACGGAACCTTCTGGAGCGAAGATGAGCTGCAGACGCAGGGACTCGTCCAGGCTACCGCGAGCAGCATGGGTCATCTTCCAATCGATGGGCCACAGGGCAGCCTGGCCTGGCTCAGCCATCTTCCTATTCCCTATCGCATTTATACCCATATCAATAATACTAACCCCGTCCTGGTTGAAGACTCCCCTCAGCACGCCGCCGTGTGCGCTGCCGGGCTGATTATTGGCTGGGATGGGCTAGAACTGCGGCTTTGA
- the pqqD gene encoding pyrroloquinoline quinone biosynthesis peptide chaperone PqqD, producing MSMSSEGSHLPPSAQALRPRLLPRARLEIDRLSQQPVLLYPEGVMMLNETAAAILQLCNGEHTLADILRELASRYEASPEQLQRDVYEYLCSLRDHNLIAWLE from the coding sequence ATGAGCATGTCCAGCGAAGGCAGCCACCTCCCTCCATCTGCGCAGGCGCTGCGTCCCCGCCTGCTTCCCAGAGCACGGCTGGAAATCGATCGCCTGAGCCAGCAGCCTGTTCTGCTTTATCCCGAGGGCGTAATGATGCTCAATGAGACCGCAGCTGCTATCTTGCAGCTCTGCAACGGCGAGCACACGCTGGCCGACATCCTGCGAGAGCTGGCGAGCCGTTACGAGGCCAGTCCTGAGCAGCTGCAGCGCGACGTTTATGAGTATCTCTGTTCGCTGCGAGACCACAATCTCATCGCCTGGCTAGAGTAG
- a CDS encoding peptidase domain-containing ABC transporter: MMHDYGQYRQYRQYGQEVTQDRDYVDIFDPQEYITARRPLKRRRIRPIVLQQEGDYPAIRPHLRLPAKQKSAPATTPVPMPAAPVAAVHCRQADDQQLPVSAEARPTEQQGQVSPGVTAGKDGKRPRKQSWFGRGSRGWRRRRVRPLTQMNVVECGYACLAMILNYYGRPTSVSELRMRHGLGRDGLSALSIVKAARSYGLRTRAISLQRTEDFRAVPLPAVVHWEFKHFIVVERWTPRWIEVIDPAWGRKRLTPEEFDAGFTGIVILFEPGVHFSTEGSAHRVTLWMQVKQFARQTRGTLLQVLGASLFLQLFGLLLPLLTKIVIDQILPAHMADIMSILGLGLLLLLAAQATTTILREWLLVYLRARVDIQLVLGFFEHLLTLPFSFFQQRSSGDLLQRLGSNTIIRDTLSNQLISTLLDSGTVIAYLFILLWQSPIFALLTLGLGLLQVLVLLGTHRIVLDLASRDLAAQGKAQGYLAETLAGMATLKAAGAEQRALERWSNLFYERLNITLRLSYLQAGINTAMTILRIFSPIALLWIGAYQVLNGHLSVGTMLALNTLASAFLTPVASLVSSGQQFQILYAHLERLTDVTTAEPEQDIEKAQLPPRLSGRIHVQNVSFQYGPDAPRVLKEINIRIEPGQKVAIVGRTGSGKSTLGKLLLALYTPTEGEIYYDGLPLSQLNYQEVRRQFGVVLQDSQIFSGSILQNITLNDPNVPYERIVKAATAAAIHEDIMRMPLGYDTPVAEGGSALSGGQRQRLCLARALVNEPAILLLDEATSHLDVLTEQRVSENLRAYPCTQIIIAHRLSTIRDADLILVMHDGMIIEQGTHEQLLQQHGYYAQLMRQQLEQEERQARAGAY; this comes from the coding sequence ATGATGCACGACTATGGGCAGTATAGACAGTATAGACAGTATGGACAGGAAGTCACCCAGGATCGTGACTATGTAGACATCTTCGATCCACAAGAATATATCACTGCACGTCGACCGCTCAAGAGACGGCGTATTCGTCCGATTGTGCTTCAGCAGGAAGGAGACTATCCAGCTATCCGCCCTCATTTGCGCCTGCCAGCCAAGCAGAAGTCAGCGCCAGCAACCACCCCTGTGCCAATGCCAGCAGCCCCAGTCGCCGCTGTGCATTGCAGGCAGGCAGACGACCAGCAGCTACCTGTCTCAGCGGAGGCCCGGCCCACTGAGCAACAGGGTCAGGTCAGCCCAGGGGTGACAGCAGGCAAGGACGGCAAGCGTCCCAGAAAGCAGTCCTGGTTTGGCCGAGGCAGTCGAGGCTGGCGACGGCGACGTGTCCGTCCCCTGACTCAAATGAACGTCGTCGAGTGTGGCTATGCCTGTCTGGCCATGATCCTCAACTACTACGGACGTCCTACCTCGGTCTCCGAACTGCGCATGCGGCACGGCCTGGGACGCGACGGCCTCTCAGCATTGAGCATAGTGAAAGCCGCGCGTAGCTACGGGCTGCGCACACGAGCTATCTCGCTGCAGCGCACTGAGGATTTCCGCGCCGTTCCACTTCCGGCAGTAGTCCACTGGGAATTCAAGCACTTCATCGTCGTCGAGCGCTGGACCCCTCGCTGGATCGAGGTCATCGACCCCGCCTGGGGACGTAAGCGGCTCACGCCCGAAGAGTTCGACGCCGGCTTCACCGGCATTGTGATCCTCTTCGAGCCAGGGGTACACTTCAGTACCGAAGGCAGCGCTCACCGTGTCACTCTCTGGATGCAGGTCAAGCAGTTTGCCCGTCAAACGCGCGGCACCCTGCTCCAGGTGCTGGGAGCCTCTCTCTTCCTGCAGCTCTTCGGCCTGCTCCTGCCCCTGCTCACCAAGATCGTCATCGACCAGATCCTGCCAGCTCACATGGCCGATATCATGAGCATCCTGGGCCTTGGCCTGCTCCTCCTCCTGGCGGCCCAGGCCACTACAACCATCCTCCGCGAGTGGTTGCTGGTCTACCTGCGAGCCCGCGTCGACATTCAGCTGGTGCTCGGCTTCTTCGAGCATCTGCTCACTCTGCCCTTCAGCTTCTTTCAACAGCGCTCCAGCGGCGACCTGCTGCAACGCCTGGGCAGCAACACGATTATCCGCGACACGCTGAGCAACCAGCTCATCTCAACCCTGCTGGATAGCGGCACAGTCATCGCTTACCTCTTCATTCTGCTCTGGCAATCGCCGATCTTTGCACTCCTGACCCTCGGCCTGGGACTGCTCCAGGTTCTGGTCCTTTTGGGCACCCATCGCATCGTGCTGGACCTGGCTAGCCGCGATCTGGCGGCCCAGGGGAAAGCTCAGGGCTACTTGGCCGAGACCCTGGCTGGCATGGCCACCCTCAAGGCCGCCGGCGCCGAGCAGCGCGCGCTCGAACGCTGGTCGAATCTCTTCTACGAGCGGCTGAATATCACCCTGCGCCTCAGCTACTTGCAGGCCGGCATTAATACGGCCATGACGATTCTCCGGATCTTCTCGCCGATCGCCTTGCTGTGGATTGGTGCCTATCAGGTCCTCAATGGCCATCTCAGCGTCGGTACCATGCTGGCTCTCAATACACTGGCCAGCGCATTTCTGACTCCTGTTGCCTCGCTCGTCAGTAGCGGGCAACAGTTCCAGATCCTCTACGCCCATCTGGAACGCTTGACTGACGTCACGACGGCAGAGCCGGAACAGGACATCGAGAAAGCGCAGTTGCCTCCCCGACTTAGCGGACGCATTCACGTGCAGAATGTGAGTTTCCAATATGGACCAGATGCCCCGCGGGTGCTTAAGGAGATCAATATTCGTATTGAGCCAGGCCAGAAAGTCGCCATTGTCGGGCGCACCGGCTCAGGCAAGAGCACCCTGGGCAAGCTCTTGCTGGCCCTCTACACACCGACCGAAGGGGAGATCTACTACGATGGGCTGCCGCTGAGCCAGCTCAACTACCAGGAGGTGCGGCGTCAATTCGGTGTCGTCCTACAGGACAGCCAGATCTTCAGTGGCTCCATCTTGCAGAATATTACCCTCAACGATCCCAATGTTCCTTACGAGCGGATTGTGAAAGCGGCGACCGCTGCGGCTATCCACGAGGACATCATGCGGATGCCGCTGGGCTACGATACCCCCGTGGCCGAGGGCGGCAGCGCCCTCTCGGGTGGCCAGCGGCAGCGCCTCTGCCTGGCACGGGCCCTGGTCAATGAGCCGGCCATTCTGCTCCTCGACGAGGCCACAAGCCATCTGGATGTGCTTACTGAACAGCGCGTCTCCGAGAATCTGCGCGCCTATCCGTGCACGCAGATTATTATCGCTCATCGCCTGAGCACCATCCGCGACGCCGATCTGATCCTGGTGATGCACGATGGCATGATCATCGAACAGGGAACCCACGAGCAGTTGCTCCAGCAGCATGGCTACTACGCCCAGCTTATGCGACAGCAACTTGAACAGGAGGAACGCCAGGCTCGCGCTGGCGCCTACTAA
- a CDS encoding DUF2630 family protein, producing the protein MDDVEILQRIGALVDEEHQLLKKAEEEGITDEERARMKELEVRLDQCWDLLRQRRARRQARLNPDEAQPRDPRTVEHYLQ; encoded by the coding sequence ATGGATGACGTGGAAATTCTGCAGCGTATCGGAGCATTGGTGGATGAGGAACACCAGTTACTCAAGAAGGCTGAAGAAGAAGGCATTACGGACGAGGAGCGGGCGCGCATGAAAGAGCTAGAGGTTCGGCTTGACCAGTGTTGGGACCTGCTGCGCCAGCGGCGAGCCCGCCGCCAGGCTCGCCTTAACCCCGACGAGGCTCAGCCGCGCGATCCTCGTACCGTTGAGCATTACCTGCAATAA
- the pqqC gene encoding pyrroloquinoline-quinone synthase PqqC: protein MSTVELEPWDRETFVAQLQAIGMTRYHHLHPFHQAMNQGTLTPEQIRAWIMNRFYYQQHIPMKDAAILANCPLPEVRRLWLHRISDHDGEREGEGGIAAWLKLAEASGLSREEVLSGRQVLPGVRFAVEAYVTFARQQPWPLAVASSLTELFSPDLMSERLTAFERYYTWIRPEGLAYFRARLQQAPRDAAQALELTVRYCTTRQLQEGAIQALAFKCDVLWSMLDALQFAYGPQPNELALTATSSSATIPAPQEGRR from the coding sequence ATGAGCACAGTAGAGCTTGAGCCCTGGGACCGCGAGACCTTCGTGGCCCAACTCCAGGCTATTGGCATGACTCGCTACCACCATCTCCACCCCTTTCATCAGGCCATGAACCAGGGCACCCTTACCCCTGAGCAGATCCGCGCCTGGATCATGAACCGCTTCTATTATCAACAGCACATTCCTATGAAAGACGCCGCCATTCTTGCCAATTGTCCTCTTCCAGAGGTTCGCCGGCTCTGGCTTCATCGCATCAGCGATCACGATGGGGAGCGCGAGGGCGAGGGCGGCATCGCGGCCTGGCTCAAGCTGGCCGAAGCAAGCGGCCTCTCTCGCGAGGAGGTCCTGAGTGGACGGCAGGTGCTCCCTGGGGTACGCTTCGCCGTCGAAGCTTATGTAACCTTCGCCCGTCAGCAGCCGTGGCCGTTGGCCGTGGCTTCCTCGCTGACCGAGTTGTTTTCTCCCGACCTGATGAGCGAGCGTCTGACAGCCTTTGAGCGCTATTACACCTGGATTCGCCCGGAGGGACTGGCCTATTTCCGGGCGCGTTTGCAGCAGGCACCACGCGACGCCGCTCAAGCACTAGAGCTGACTGTGCGCTACTGTACAACGCGCCAGCTGCAGGAGGGCGCCATCCAGGCACTGGCTTTCAAATGCGACGTACTCTGGAGCATGCTCGACGCCCTGCAGTTCGCCTACGGCCCCCAGCCCAATGAGCTGGCACTGACGGCGACCAGTTCCAGCGCCACTATTCCCGCCCCGCAGGAAGGTCGTCGATGA